The genome window TTTACTGTAAGGAGGACTGAGCGCAGCCCCTCCGCTGTACAACAGACGGTACCTTTTCCCCAGTGACCCCAGCATCCCACTACGAGTGCGGCACGTCAACGGCTGCAGATCCCAGTGCAGCACAAGCGACAAGGAACACATGTACCCCCCAGCCCCGTGTCCCCCTCTCCCTCTCGGTGGGCACACAGCGATGTACAGTGCCTACACTGCCACGGTGGCCAGAATCTGTCGCTGGTGTCTTGGGAGTGAGTGGACGACAAGACTAACCTCGATCGCTTTAACCTCGGAGCTCAAGGAGGCTTCTTGTGCGAAGGTGCAATGTTTCAGGTAGCTAGAGCAGAGGGGGGAGCAGATGCCTGGAAGCAgcatgctgttaaaaataaaatacattgaCAGCACGACTAAATGTCACAGCCTCCCAAGAGCTATGTTTTCCTTTGCCGAgagtggaggaggagggaggggtggggacTTGGAAGAGTGAAAGCGCCAAGGGGATCCACCAAGCATGGAGGTTTAGTGTTAATGTAACTGATACCTGAAAGCGAACCTTTCAAGGTGCTTTTCAAAGAGGCTCTGTCTGTTGGGGCGACTCTGCGAGTTGACGGATCGTCAACCCAAGGATGGAGAAGAGCGCTCAACCCGCGGCTGCCCCGCggggacagggctggcagggcagcggCGGGGGCCAGGATCTGTACAGGCTATGCAGTGTAAGAAGCGCCATAGCTGCCCTTAgctcacttggaaaaaaaaaaaaaaaaaaaaaaagaaataaaaatccttatCGGCCCCCACTCGTCAGGGACGTGGTTATGGTCGGTTTCTCCGGCTGGGAGTTCGCGGTTAGCTCCGTGTCACATGCACAGGCTGTGACATCATCTGCCAGCAGACTGCGACTGTGGAGCCATGATGACGTGTGAGGGAATCGGCATGCTCAGTTCTGTCCTTTGGCTCGCCATCTGCGTGAGCACTGAGGTGGCAACCGCTTCCGCAGCCGAGCGGACGCTGAGCCCGTTGGGGGAGGCCGTCACGGAGCTGTGCTGGATGACGGGAGCAGGGGAGCCGGTGGGCTCGGAGCTCTCCTTCGGGCTTTCTGCTTGACCAGAGAAGaaggggatggggtgggggaaacagaaaaaagaagaaaccaagGTTAGAGAGAGGCTGTGCACGTTGCTGCCAGTGTGAGCAGCAGGGCGAtgtgctgggaggctgctgctgcctcagcgGGGGCAGAAACCCGTTCAGGTATTTGCTTAACACTCACCTTCCCGGCCAAAGCAGCCTGGAGCTCCCTACAGGAATCCCAGCTCCCCGCCACCATGCTgcgcaccccccccccccgccccaagcaGCTGTTTGGCAAAAGCAAGTGAGgactggaaataaaactgattaGAGTTGGGACATAACGACCCACCGGGTCCGGCTGGCCCCGTCCTGCGGAGACACCACCGAGTCCTGCCGCACTGCTGCCAGGGAGGCACGAAGCGCGGGCGTCACACCAGGGATGGCAAACCCAGCGTAACCTTTATCGTAATAAATCTGTTTCCTCATTATAAGAAATGAACTTTCCTACATGTTGTTTCCTGGCGTGGTACTTGGTTCAAGGCCATTTAGCCCAGAGACTGCACAGTTCCTTCAGAGTCCTCACCATCTGGTGGGTGAGCAGGCAGCAGACACCCCTCTGCAAAGGCAGGgctggtggtttgggtttgctggggtggtttttttggccattttttatataaattaccTGGTTTGCTCTTTATTGTTCTCCAGAACATTAAAATCAATTACAGCCCATTACAAACTGTTTGCTCACTCGCTTTCTTTCGGTAACTTGAAGCAGTACGATCGAAGGGATGGGAGGCAAACAAAGGCAGAGAGCTTCTTCCCTGCTCGTTTCTGAGCGACGCAGATTGCTTTCCAAAACTTTGGATTCTCTCCCACAAACAGCCTGCTGCGCCCAGGCAGAGCTTCTAACACACAGGATAATTTGTGACCTATCAAATGCCAAGGCGAGAGCAATCAGACCTCTCTCTTTAGGGGTATACACTCATTATCTACAGATGTCAGGAGGAAATTCCCTCCTGTGCACTTGGCTAGATGAATTACGGGTAAGATGCGGTCACCTTCctttaaaagagcaaaataatgGCATGAGCTGGGGTACTTCTTCCACATCAAGACGGTAAACCCCATGAcaccgggggtgggggggcgggggggaaattaaaaaatcaggaaagagGTTTACAACCTTACCAGGCACCAGCAAATGTACTTTAGGGCTCAGTTTTCGACCAGGTGCCAGAATATTGTACCCCCTTCCCAAACGGGTTTTACCTTCCCTTGCGAAACCTTGGCTTGGCCTTCGCCGGCGTGCTGAAAGACGCGGCTAGCACAGCAGATTTGAAATCTGACTTGGCGGTGAGAGAGAAGGTCGAGCAGAGCCATATAATAGTTTGGCATCCCAAAAAGAAGATTTACAAGgtattacaaataaaacaacCCAACTGTACATGAGGCAGCTGTAATTCCATCGAGGGAATCTGGCATTTTTGTTTAAGGACCTGCTTAGTCACAAAtctcaataataaaaaaggcagccaggaagggggggggcacggggagggaggtgtgaatttaatttttattattcagaTGTGTGATGAATTCCTATTATTGGAGTAGACAGACTGTGAGGAATAATAATAGGAACTGTAAACTTTGGAAGTTAACAGGAAAAATCATGTTGCCTCTCTGCATTATACACAGAGTGAACACCTGTCTGCAAGGGCTGGGGGACAGCGAGGATTTTCACGACCACATTACTCAAGCTCTGAGTCACTGTAATGAGTGAAAATAAACTGGCTGTGCTGGGCCCCGTGCAGCATGTATTCGTGCCTCACCGCACAGGAGAGGAGCGTTTCGGAGACCCAGGAGGTGGGGATCGGGAGGCAATCAGGAAGGACAGTGCCTGCTTCctgggcttttgttttttctcccctgtcaTTACTTATCTCCATCCATCCCTGCCTCTCATCCTGTTAATCTAGGCGACGCTAGGGGACTCCAGCATCCTCCCAAAGTCTTTGTACGAACACCGCAGCGTGGAATTGTTATTGCAGAGATGACATAAGAACCCAGGCATAATGTTTAGCTCCTGGGTTGATTATAATGAAATaggcagcattaaaaaaaaaaaaaaaaaaaaaaaaaaaaaaaaggaagaaagaaaggaagataaaaagaagCCTTCTTACTTCCAAACCCGAGCCAATTTGATGTGAATTGCAGAGAATGAGATATAGAGCCCCATGATGTCATTTATAGAGTCTGGCCTTTCCTGACTCTGGCTTCGCTTCCAGATCAGCAATAGTTTTTAACTTCAAAGCGAATATCAAGTGCTTGGCTCGCTGCCTGGGAGCCCGCGCTCCCGGGAGAAGCAGACGTATGGATCTGTCAAATATTCCACTCTACCCAGGCGTGGAGGGAGACGCGCCACCTCCTTCCCTCGGCGCTTTCATGCTGCGGCTGCCCTGGCCACCTGGATCTTACACACCAGGTTCAAGTGCCGATTTGCAGTGTGGATGTGCGGGTCCACCTGCATGGATCCTCCTCCGTGTGGAGGCTGTGGAAGCCCTACCAGCAGAAGACACAGGACCAAGGTCTGCCCtgtcctgccagctgcagcagctggaagctgaTGGAGCAGACACTAAGACAAAGACTCCCTTCCCTTACGTCGTAAGGCAGGCTGCATCTGCTTAGACCTACTTAAAGGGTAGTAAGGACCAGCAAAAGTCATCACTCACCGAGATAgccctgtgttttcttctgtagtgCAGTGACGGGGCAGTCCTTGTGagccagcaggagctgtttAAGTTGAGCAACTTCATTCCTCAGTAGCGTGACTTCATTCTGAGATTGAAAAACAAACACGTGCGTATGCATCACTCACGCTCTTGACAGCAGCCTCCAGCAACGACAGGACGTTAATTTATGTGCCCTGTAAACTTCAGATTTGTTGTCTAATCTGAGATGCCTCTGGCCCCAGAACACCAAACAAAGTTTCTGGGTTCAAGGAATTCAGTGTGCAAGCCATGGACTGCAGCGtttccctccagcagcccccaccGCGGGCTGGAAAGCCCCTCGCTGTGTTAATCATCTAATCCTGGACATAGATTTGCCTGAGCCCTCCCGCTAATGCCAACTGCTGGAGGCAGACACTCCggcatgctgctggctctgaTGGAAAACTAAAACAGAGCAAGAAGCTGAGTGTACAACCAGCTCAGCCACGCCAGGCTGTGGGGAACAGCATCGCTCCTCCAAGCTCTCGGTACCTCTGTGAGCTTCTTCCCAGGTCTAACTCCCCTGAAAACTTTGTGCAGCATACTACTCCTCTGCTGAAACGTTTGGAGAAACAGCTGAAACCCAGTCAATTGTATTTCAAAATCGCCTGAGGAAACAGTTTCTATAATTATCTtgggaagagaataaaaataccATGATCAGTGCTATTGAAAAAATCCCACCGCATGAGTCACTGGCcaccagcaacagaaaaagccCAGAACAGACACGGGTTTGGTCTTTGCAGACCCTTCGGTCCTCGGCCAGTGCTGGGAGCATTAACAAGGGGGCTAATGGCAATGGAAATgaagtctgtattttcagatgCGCTGCACTTCTGCTaggcaggctgggggtgctgccAGAGAGCTGGGGAAACCCAGttctccagaaaacaaaaaaatgagcGTGGCTGCaggccacagctgcagagctgctcaccCCAGTGCCAGGTCCACTGTGCCTGGAAGGGAACTGGGACTGCTGGTGCCTACCCCGCACCAGCAGAGTTCTCCCTCTCCACAAacacagctgctcctggggccTCGGCTCTCTGCTCCTGAGGCCGCTCCAGCTACTGTCCCCAcgggcagaggcagagccctttggagggggacagggagggagaCCAAGAGCGCCAAAGCACTCTGCCCCCATGGCCTGCTCGAGGCAGGGCACCAGGATGGCAAGCAAGGAGTGAAATCCAGGCAGAGAGGCAGCGATCCCGCTCCAGAGAGCAGCATCCAAGCGCATGCTGTCTCCGCAGCACAGGGAAGACGTTCCCACCCGACGGTCCTAAGGCTGTGCTCAGCCTCCACAGTTACATACTCACGCTCAGCTGGATGTTCTGGGTGGTGAGCTCCTCGGCCTTCTTCTCCAAGGAAGACACCCAGAGCTTGCGTTTCTGACGGCAGCGGGACGCAGCAGCCCGGTTCCGCTCCAGGAACCGCTGCCGGCGCTCGTCCGGGTCCTCGTCAACCGTACGTCTCCGTCGCCCGCCAGTGCtgggggtgggctgggcaggggaaacCTGGAGATGGGGCACGTGGGAGAGAGAGACTGAACAGAAGCTCTGGTGCAAGCAGGCAGGCGCACACTGGTGTAACCAAGGTCTGGCCGAGGAGAGAGCAGCTCCCGCGGCGGGGGCAAATGGGGatttgcttttgcagagcagccaggacCGTGCGGCTGCGATGGGCGAGCTGGGGGCAAAGCCCCTCTCACAGGTGACTCTGGCAGCCCTTCCTCAGCTGAACCTGCAGCGCCCGGCAAACTTCAGGTGGGAAACCCCACCAACTCCCCGAGATCCTGAACCCAGTGAACATGTGAGTGTCAGGGGAACCAGTGAAACCCCAAATCCTACTGGTGGCACTGGCAGAGACGCCTCCTCTCCTCCGTGCTGAGGCAAAACGTGGTGAATGACCACAGGCCACGCAGAGGAAACAGCCATCCGTTTAATGTCACTTAAGagactttaaaaaacacttcacCCTGCAATGACAGGAGATTCCCACATGGCCAGCGACCACGTACCTGCTGACAGAGGGTaacctccagctgcagggctgggagtgCTCGATCCCGCTCTGACGCACGTCACCACACGTGGCCAAAGCGCCGTCTCCATTTGGGTTCGGTAACTCACCCCCGGAGCACAAGCAATTCCAGTTTTTGAGTGGGCAAttggctttaaaaattaatttgggtGAAATTTTTCCTGAGTACCTTCAGCCAAAAAAGCTCTCAGAGGCAACTGGTACAAAAAGATTTAGTAACGCCGTACATTTCCCAGTTTTATTTTGggagaacaaaggaaaagtCTGCGAGGGCAAACAGTTGTGCAGACACAGGCTCGCCGGCGCTTCTGCGAGGGCTCTGTAATTACACTGCCACAATCGGGGAGTGCAGTTACACTTCGGTACTCACTGTCAGGCAGCATATGGATATTAAACTTTTGGAAGCCTATCTAACTGACGGAGCAGGTGGCGATCCTGATGGAAGGCTGGCATTTGGTTAGCTGGCAGGAGCCAGTGGAGTTGATTGCCTAAGAGGGGAGCGTTTAACCCCAGTAATTGAGCAGGGAGAAGAGAGCGAAATACTCTTTCGAAACTCCAGACCTTGTCAAGCAAATTAACATGTTGCTGAAGTTCTCTGCCTGGTGGCGTTTGAGAGCATTAGTGCTGAAGCGGCACTGAAAAAACAAGGTGTTTAACCTGTTCTGCAAACCGGGAAGCTGCgaggttttcctcctttttccccaaagcccagacccccccagcacctccagcccagcctcgcgggctgagcagcagcagacctgcggctgagctggggaaggggcgTCAGGGTGCTGGACCAGTATCTGACTCTGCTCCGGACGTGCAGTCACCATCGTGCTGGCTGATCCCACCACCAGAttgctgccattcagtgaggAAGATGCTGTCAAGCTGGCCTTCAGCCTctgttaaaggagaaaaaatggaTCAGTAGACCTGTCCTCCACACTCTTCAGGCTTTcaccagctcctcttatcaTCCAAGAAGCCACGCCGCTGGGGAACAGGCTCTTCAGAGACTGTGGCTGAGTCAAATGCAACTGAAAGCCATCACCATCTGGCCTACCCAAAGACAGACAGCAGCTTCCTACTTCGGCCCAAGCAGACAGGTGTCCGCATCCCAAAATTGCTACTGCAGCTGGCACCAACCCACCCCTCAACTGGCAGGCTCTGCGGAGGGACCATGGACTGAACAGGCTGCGGAGCCCAACCGTCCTCGAGCACCCGCAGAGGGTCCTCCCGCGGCAGAGAAGGACCTACGCGTGATCCAAGACCATGTCTTGCACGTCCCTTCTCTGGGCAGCCAGATGCAGGATGGCTCTTTCATACCCCAGAATTTAAGATCTCTCACCCCTCTGGTCTGCCCAGGAATCCTGCAGACACCAAAGCAGGGTGTAACGGGAGCAGTGACAACGCAAGGGCAACGgcaagcagcactgctgcaagaGGTGGGTTTGCAAACACCTCCACCCTGTCTTGGACACAAAACCTGGAGGGTTTCACTGCTCTTCATTCGCAGTTTGCTTCCCCGGCTCTGTGCGCACCTAGTTTGAGCCATGAAGAGCCAAGAGAGGAATATTCTTTTGTAAACTTTTAGTTAGAAAAGGCCTACATGAAAACCATTACCAGGATCCTTGGATTACAATGCAACAACTCTTCTCTTGGCTCTGCCTTCCTCAAACCCACCTCCAACCCATCTGTCATCTTGGAACTAGAAGCACCAGCTTTACAAAACAGCCGTGTTTAGGATGGGGCTGAGGTTTGTCTTGACAATAGtacccctgctctgcctgccagaGCCACAGCGCTGATTAGTCTAATATTCCTGGTGGCATTTGTAACACCTGCTCTTGGT of Falco rusticolus isolate bFalRus1 chromosome 19, bFalRus1.pri, whole genome shotgun sequence contains these proteins:
- the LOC119159344 gene encoding cyclic AMP-dependent transcription factor ATF-7 isoform X3, with amino-acid sequence MTLKFGPARTDSVIIADQTPTPTRFLKNCEEVGLFNELASSFEHEFKKATEDDEKKSAGALDMSLPSTPDIKIKEEEPVEVDSSPPDSPASNPQSPQNKEKEITSKPVIISTPTPTIVRPGSLPLHLGYDPLHPTLPSPTSVITQAPPSNRQLGSPTGSLPLVVQLANGQTMPVLPGPPVQMPSVISLARPMSMVPNIPGIPGPPINSSGSISPSGLPVHSEAKMRLKASLTASSSLNGSNLVVGSASTMVTARPEQSQILVQHPDAPSPAQPQVSPAQPTPSTGGRRRRTVDEDPDERRQRFLERNRAAASRCRQKRKLWVSSLEKKAEELTTQNIQLSNEVTLLRNEVAQLKQLLLAHKDCPVTALQKKTQGYLAESPKESSEPTGSPAPVIQHSSVTASPNGLSVRSAAEAVATSVLTQMASQRTELSMPIPSHVIMAPQSQSAGR